The nucleotide sequence CAGGTAGACGAAGGTGCCGAGACGGATCCGGGTGGTCTGCGCGGCGACGAAGGACAGGTAGGCGCCCGGCTCGTAGACGGGTGTGCTGGGCGGGACGGGCGGGTGCTCCTCCCCCGGTACGAGCTGGCCGCGCATCTCCACCGGGAACACCAGGTGCTCGGGAAGCCAGGCCGATTCGTAGCCCAGGCGGTCGGCTTCACGCACCGTCTCCAGCCAGTACGCCGGATGCAGCTGGCCGAACGTGATGGCGAACTTCACGGTCGATCCCCTCCAGCCGCTTCAGACGACGTTGCGGATGCGGGGCAGGACCTTCTCGGCGAACAGCTCCAGGCTGGCCCAGGCCAGCTCGGGAGGCACCCCACCGCAGAGCGGATGGTTGGTGAGCGCTCCCATGGGGCCGAGCGCGCCGGCCAACTCGACGCACTCGTCCGGGGTGAGGATCCGATAGACGCCCTCGGCCCGCAGCTCCTCGACGGTGGTGGCCCCCGAGTTCACCGACGACCGTACGTCCGCGGTCTGCCAGCTGTGGTAGGTGACCGCATCGTGCAGCAGGTACGGGCCGAGCTGATCCCAGGCCCGGTCGGGGTCCTCGCTCACGAAGAGCGTCCCGGGCTGATCGGGATGTGGTGCGAGCACCAGTCCCGGCGTCTTGCCGAGCCGCTCACACTCCGCGACGTAGAGCGCGCTGAGTTCCTCGTCGCCGATCGGTGGAAAGAAGCCGAGCCCGAAGCGGGCGGCCCGCTTGGCCGCGGCCTTGCCCGAACCGCCGATCATCAGCATCGGGTGCGGTTGCTGCAGCGGGCGCGGTGTCACCCGCACGGTCTGGCCGCCGACATCGATGGGCTCACCACTCCAGGCCCTGATCATGGTCTCGAGGCACTCGTCCATCCGCCGGCCCCGGGAACTCCACTGGCGGTCGAACATCGCGTACTCGACCGGCCGGTAGCCCAGCCCGGCCACGATCGACACCCGCCCACCGGAGAGGAGGTCCAGCACGGCGATGTCCTCGGCGAGGCGAATCGGGTCATGGAGGGGGACGAGCAACGCCGCGACGTTGAGGGGGATCCGCTCGGTCGCCCCGGCCATCGCCGCGGCCATCACCAGCGGGGAGGGCAGGAAGCCGTCGTCGGCGCCGTGATGCTCCGAGAGCACGAGCAGGTCGAAGCCCTGTTCGTCGACCCACTTCCCCATCTCGAGTGCCGCCGAGTAGAGCCGGGAGGTGGCCGCGGGATCCATGCCCGGTGCTCGCATGTCGAAACGGATGACGGCCAGCG is from Rhabdothermincola sediminis and encodes:
- a CDS encoding LLM class flavin-dependent oxidoreductase — protein: MALAVIRFDMRAPGMDPAATSRLYSAALEMGKWVDEQGFDLLVLSEHHGADDGFLPSPLVMAAAMAGATERIPLNVAALLVPLHDPIRLAEDIAVLDLLSGGRVSIVAGLGYRPVEYAMFDRQWSSRGRRMDECLETMIRAWSGEPIDVGGQTVRVTPRPLQQPHPMLMIGGSGKAAAKRAARFGLGFFPPIGDEELSALYVAECERLGKTPGLVLAPHPDQPGTLFVSEDPDRAWDQLGPYLLHDAVTYHSWQTADVRSSVNSGATTVEELRAEGVYRILTPDECVELAGALGPMGALTNHPLCGGVPPELAWASLELFAEKVLPRIRNVV